From the Thermoproteota archaeon genome, the window AAGAAAGCAGCAAAGACTACAAAAAGAAAAACAAAGAAGACTGCTGCAAAAGCAAAACGTACAGCTAAGAAAGCAGCAAAGACTACAAAAAGAAAAACAAAGAAGACTGCTGCAAAAGCAAAACGTAGGGTAAAAAAGGCTAAAAAATAGTCAAATTTCTGACTAAGCCTTAACTCTCTTTTTTCAAACCTATTTTTGTATTATATGGGACTGGAATCAAAATTCATCAAGAAGTTTTGGTCAAAATTTTAATGTAAACATGGTGTTATTTCCATATGGAATTAGAGAAAATTATTCCCTTAGTTCTTTATGATAATGAGTGCTACTTATGTACAAAATTTGCAAAAGTTATCAGTAAATTATCTCAGAATAAAATTTTGATTGTGGGGCACTATACAACAATTGGAGAAGAAATAAGGAAAGATATTCTTGATGCAAGTGCGTTAGATATGTTTTGGTTTATTGATGCCAAAATGGCATATGGTGGAAGAGCTGGAATATTTCCATTAATCAAGACAATAATTTTACCCGGTGCAAAGAATCACTCATTTCAAAGTATTATGGAGTCATGTGATGCAGAATGTAAAACAATCAAAGCAGTTTTTGTTAGATCTGCAAGCTTGTTTACAAATAGTAAAAAGATCAAAATCTAAATATTAACATCTTTTCTACAGCATTCATGAAGATCATTCAAGACACTACAAATCCGTTAAAGAAGAAAACTTTGGTTTTATGTGCATACGTAACAGAAAAAACAAATCAAGTATTTGGTCTTGAAGGAATAAATCCAAAAATCAAAAACGCCATAACAGAATCATTAAACGAAATAGAAGGCAAATTAGGGAAAATTTCAATAATTAATACATATGATTTAATTCCCGCAAAAAGAATTCTTCTAGTTGGAATAGGTACAAAAGAAAAAATTTCAAATGATACTTTTAGATTTGCTTCTGGAAAAATAGCTCAAAAAATCAAAGATATGAAAGTAAAGGACTTTGCAATTATAGTTCCACAACAAATGCAACTAAAACAAACTTCAATAATTTCACAAATTATTGAAGGAGTAAGACTATCATTATTTTCATTTGATAAATATAAAAAAGAAAAAATTAATTTTTCGACCAATCTTACAATTATTGCTCCCAATTCAAAAGATATTCCTAAAGTGATCAAAAGAGCACAAATAATTTCAGACGGGGTAATTTTTACAAAAGAAATTGCAAATCTTCCACCTAACGAATGTACTCCAATAACACTTGCTAATTTTGCTAAAGATTTAGCAAACAAGAACAAGATGAAATGTAGAATTTTTGATAAATCTCAACTAAAAAGAGGCGGATTTGGTGGAATTACTGCTGTTGGTCAAGGAAGTAAAAATGAACCAAGATTAATCATCTTAGAACATAACAAAGGTGGAAACAAAAAACCAATTGTTATCGTTGGAAAAGCAGTCACTTTTGATACAGGTGGAATTTCATTGAAACCAGGTGAAAAAATGGATGAGATGAAATTTGATAAATGTGGTGGTTGTACAGTTCTAGGAATTATGAAAGCTGTTTCAGAGCTTCAATTACCAATGAATGTTGTAGGTATTGTTCCATCAGTAGAAAATATGCCAAGTGGAGAATCGTATAGGCCTGGAGACATCATAAAACTTTACAGTGGAAAAACTGCTGAAATTTTAAACACAGATGCAGAGGGACGTTTGATTCTTGCAGATGCACTCTCATATGGAGAAAAAATTTACAAGCCAAAGACAATCATTGATTTTGCTACGCTAACTGGGGCTTGCATAGTTGCATTAGGAACAAATGTTGCAGGCATGGTATCTAATAATGAAAATCTTGTAAAAGAAATGACATCAGCTTCAAATGAAACGTATGAAGAAGTATGGCATCTACCATTAAATGAAGATTATATGAACATGATAAAATCAGATGTAGCTGATATGAAAAATGTTGGAATTGGAAGGGCGGCAGGAACTATCACTGCAGCTGCATTTTTACAAAATGCCGTTGAAAAAACTCCTTGGGTGCATTTTGATATTGCAGGAGTTGCTTGGACACAAACAGGGACAAAAGAAAAACCATACAATCCAAAAGGCGCAACAGGATTTGGAGTTAGACTGATTTTAGAATATCTAAGAAAGAATACTCAGTAACCCCTACTGTTTCTATCAGGAGTACCAACATTTGGATTTCGCCAACCATGTTTTTCCATCATGTGGTTTAGAAGGCGTATATCATTATCCATGTCTGCCCCACAAACGCTACATTTTGGCATAAATGAATCAGAATATTGCCGGTTTATAGTGCTATTGAATGAAAATGCCAGCACTGCTGCTTCCCAAGAGCTCTCGCATCTTAGTAACACAACAGCGACGTCAGGTTTGACTTCCAAGTTCGGAATGAGGTTGGGTCGCACCCTAACGCTATGGCCGGCTTGAATCATGCTTGGTCCAAGTTATCTATTAAGGTAACGACTTGAATCAAAGTAAACTCTTACAAAAGAGGTATAAATCTAAGAAAAATTAGATAGCAGAATGACTCATCGCGTAGCCGTACTTGATAAAGAATTATGCCAGCCAAAAAAATGTGGTCTGGAATGCATCAAGTATTGTCCTGTGAATAAATCTGGAGCAGATTGCATCATACTAAATGAGGAAGAAAAAAAGGCTCAGATTGATGAAAATATTTGCAATGGGTGTGGCATTTGTGTTAAAGTATGTCCGTTTGATGCCATTACAATAGTAAACCTAGCATCAGAGTTAGCGACAGATAAAGTTCACCAATATGGAATGAACTCTTTTAGATTGTACAAACTTCCAACTCCAAAGAAAGGGGAAGTTGTAGGCTTGCTTGGCAGAAATGGTATGGGAAAAAGCACTGTTGTGAATATCCTGTCAGGAAATTTAAAACCAAATCTTGGAAGGTATGAAAATCCCCCAGAGTGGGATGAAATTTTAAAATATTATAGTGGTACAGAGTTAAAATCTCATTTTGAGAAAATTAAGGAAAATAAAATTAGAGCATCCATAAAACCACAACAAGTACAACAAATAGCTCAGGCATTTAATGGAACAGGAAGAGAATTACTTGCAAGATATGATGAGCGTGGAGTAGCAAATGATCTTATCAAAGATCTTGGATTAGAGAATGCAGTAGATCATGACATTAAAGAATTAAGTGGTGGTGAACTTCAAAGAATTGCAGTAGGAGTTGCAGCTGCCAAGGATGCGGAATTTTACTTTTTTGATGAGCCATCATCATACAACGACGTCTTTCAGAGAGCAGGAGTAGCAAGAGTCATTCATAGTTTAGCAAAAATTGGAAAAAGTGTAATGGTTGTTGAACATGATTTAACACTCTTAGATTATCTTAGTGACTATATTGAAGTTCTATATGGTGAGCCAGCAGCATACGGTATCGTTTCAAGTGTGTTATCAACAAAAGTGGGAATAAACGTATTCTTAGATGGTTATCTTCCAACTGAAAATGTTCGATTTAGGGATAAAAAATTCTCTTTTGATGTATCGTCATCTAGTGACGAATTCTTAGATGCTGATGATGTCATTTCATATCCAAAGCTTGTAAAAAAATATCCCGCATTTGGAGTCACCGTAGAACCTGGAAGAGTACGAAAGGGAGAAATTTTAGGAATAATGGGTGCAAATGCATTAGGAAAAACTACTTTCATGAAGATGATTGCAGGAGTAGAAAAACCCGATGATGGTGAAATTACTAAAAAAATTAAGATAGCATACAAACCTCAATACCTCCAAAATGATATTGATGTTGAAGTGATATCAGTTTTAGATAAGGCAAATGGAGGACAGATTGAAGGCAGTCAGGAAGAAGAGCAGATTGTTGATCCTCTAAAAATCAAAAAACTCTACAATAAATCAGTCAGGAATCTTTCAGGTGGAGAACTACAAAAAGTGGCAGTAGCATCTTGCCTCCTGCAAAAAGTAGACCTTTACGCATTAGATGAGCCATCTGCGTTCTTAGATGTAGAGGATAGAATAGCAGTTGCAAAGTTTCTTCAAAAATTTGTTCGCTCCTATGGCAAATCAGCGATTGTAATTGATCATGATCTACAGTTAATGGATTTAGTTTCAGATACCATGGTAATATTTGAAGGAGAGTCTGGAAAGGAAGGTCATGCAACTGAACCCATGTCAAAATCAAACGCCATGAATCGTTTCCTAAAATCATTAGACATCTCCTTTAGAAGGGATGAAACATCAATGAGGCCTAGAGTTAACAAATCAGAGAGTAGATTAGATAAGCAACAAAAACAGACTGGTAATTTCTATTATAGAAAATGACCAAGATGCTAAAAAAAGCATTGGAAGGTCATTTGACTGAAGATGAAAGTAAGCAGCTTTTTTCAGCATTTGATCAGATAGGTGACATTATTGTCGTAAGAATTCCAGAATCGTTATTATCAAAAAAGAAGATCATCGGTCAAACTCTGTTAAATGAGGTAAAGACAGCAAGATCGGTTTATTATCAGTCATCAGACGTCAAAGGAGACTTTCGTACAAGGGAATTAGAGCTATTAGTAGGACTTGAAGATACTCAAACAGAGTACAAAGAATTTGGATGTAGGTTTATTGTCGATGTAGAAAAAGCATTTTTTTCGCCTAGATTATCTACAGAGAGAGAAAGAATTGCTAGTTTAGTAACGGATGGAGAAACAGTAATCAATCTTTTTGCAGGAGTCGGAATGTTTTCAATATTAGCTGCAAAAAAGAAAAAATGTACAGTGTTTAGTATTGACATTAATCCTGTTGCATCGGAATTGTGTGAAAAAAACATTGCAATAAACAAACTAAAAGGTGCAGTAATCTCAATTAATGGAGATGCATCAAAAGTTGTTAAAAATAATCTAGAAGAAAAGGCAGACAGGACATTAATGTTGTTGCCAGAAAGATCAGATGAATTTTTAGATACAGCTATTTCAGTAACAAAAGATAGAGGTATTATTCACTATTATTCTCACATTCATAGTGAAACAAAAGCTGAAGCTTCAAAACTTTCAGAAGAGCATTTTCTTAACGTGTGTCCATTAAAAGCAGACATACTAAATTCAAAAATTGTCAGAGCGGTTGGGCCTAGATTCTATCAAACTGTAGTTGATGCACGAATTTACAAAAATTAATCATCATCAGATGCAATTGATGATGGAGATGGTTTTGTTGTTGCCATAGTGTATCCAATCCAGGAAATCACACCGAGGACACCGCCTGCAATCATCAATACAGAAAGTTGTAAAACTATAGGACTCCATTCAGATAACATTAGGAGATATGCATAAAGGAAAAAACCTCCTATACAAGAGACAAATATCAAAATTCCAGTTGTTTTCCTTTTATCCATGCGGTTGAAAAATTTTGTTAGTTAATTATTGTTTTGAACTAGTAGTTGAATTCTATGGCCATCATGTATGCGTCCTCCCCATCTCGATAGTAAGATTTCAGACGCTGTTTGATAAAGAACCCTAGTTTTTCATACAAAGTTACTGCTTCATTGTTACTACATCTAACCTCAAGGTAGAGTTCATCACATTTTTTGGATTTGACACCATTCATGGATTCTTCAACAAGGGCATTTCCAATTCCCTTTCTTCTATGTTCATGCAAGACTGCAATCGATACAACATGTCCTTTTTTCACAAAACCCAATTTTTTAAAATTTGAAAATCCATACTCTGTTTTACACATGATATAGCCAACTATTTTTCCGGAAATTTCAGCTACAAGAAATGCCTCTGGAAGCTCTGCAAGTAGGCTTTCGTAAAAATAATCTGAATAATGTTCTGGTAATGTTTTTAGATTAATTTCCATCACAGGAATAAGATCTCGAGGCTCTGCTCGTCTCACACTACATTCTCCAATCTGACGTAAAATTACTTGCATGTCGATACTTCTAGTGTCAGTTATTTAATTTTAAAGCAGTAAAGCCATTAATGTGTAGAAAATGTGGCATAATTATGAGTGAGCCAACTATAGAAGAGGTTGTAGATTTAGTCTCCTCAAAATTTGATGTTATCGAATTTGAGCAAGGACTAGACGCCTTGGGATTTAAGATTAATCAAGACTCCGATCTTAAAGAGCGATTCCTTGATCTTGCATTGAAACTTGAATCTTTGAATTTGATTGGAAAAATAGAATCGGGCGATGATGGTATGTACGTAATCGTTAGGAGAATGCCTCCGAAAAAAAAGAGAAAGTGGTTATCATCATCATGGATGCCAAGAATTCTCTTTGCAATAGTAGTAAGTTTTGTAATGATTGATGGATACTATAGGACTGCTGGGGCAAATTCCATTATCAATATTGGTGATCCTATTGAAATGGCAGGAATTTACACGCTATCACTTTTAGGAATTTTAGGAATTCATGAATTAGGTCATCTAGTTGCCGCGAGATTACACAAGCTAAAAACAACTTGGCCTTACTTTATTCCAGGAATACCAGTGTTAGGTTTTATCCCTACTTTTGGCGCAGTAATTCAATCAAGAGGTCTTACAATTAATCGAGAGATTTTATTTGATGTTGCAATCGCAGGGCCAATAGCTGGACTAGTCATAACAATCATTGTCACAATTTATGGTGCATATACAGCTCCTGTGATTGACAGTGTAATTGCAGAACAATTGTTTGAGGATGCAAGATTAATCGAATGGAGTCAAGGAGAGCCACTCTTTATGACAGGAGCATTGGCGTTGTTTGGCAAGGGCGGAGACACTCATGAAGTACTCATGACACCAGTGCTTTTTGCAGCATGGATTGGATTTCTTATCACGTTTCTAAATTTGCTACCCGCATGGCAGTTAGATGGGGGACACATGGCAAGAACTTTGCTAAAAGAAAAATGGCATAGATATGCAACATATGCAAGTATGGGAGTGCTTGTGTTACTAGGATATTGGTTTATGGCAATGTTCATTTTAATTCTGAGTTCTAGAAATCCTAGTGCACAAATTCTAGAAGAGGTCACACCGCTAACAAGAAATAGAAAAATTGCATATATTATAATTGTAATATTGGCAATATTTTGTGCTCCTATACCAAATGGAATATTATCTTAATAGGAGTCGTGCACCATCAGAGACAACTACTACCTTTTGTCTTGCACCCTGAGTTTTTAGAACATAATCCATTCCATGTTTAATTCCAGAAAGAGAAATCATGTTAAGCTTCTTTGCATAAAACTCAGGAAGTATTGAAACTAATGCAACCTGAAATCTTTTTTGAATTTCATTTAGAAATAGTAAATCCTCCATTCCATTGATGTATTTTGATGGATTTCGAATTTGATCTAAACTCAACCTATCCTCAATATATTGCTGGATAGCATCTGAACCAATCCCCATCTTACACTCTGCAACAAGAACTGCCAATCCATTATCCTTAATGGCGTCACTACAATTCCATAAAGAGTTTAAAGATTTTCCAAGGGTATCATTACTTGCGTCTTTGCCTGTGCTGATAAACATAGTCTTGTGTTTTCCCACATCTTTGATTGCAATAGATTCAAAGGTTTTCGTCAGAGAAATGGTTGATGAGGGATGACCAACTGCAATGTCAACTATTCCCTTTGAGTTTGCCAGTATCTCAATTCCTATAATCTCAAAGTTATCAACAAATTTTTTTGCTTCCTCTAGGCTTTCAGTGGCCTGACAAGGAGTAGGTAGGTTCCCCTTTCTTTTTGCATATGCTGAAAGCATGTTTTCAGTTCCAAATCGTTTGAGCAATCTAGTCGCAATTGTTTCAAATCCAAATAGTCCATCCATTTCTAACTCACTTAAAAATACCAAATTTGAGTTAGTCAAGCTTGATTCTTCAAATTCTGATATGATGCTGCCTTCTGGAAGACCTTGTTTTACAAGATTTAGAATTTTTCTATCAGATAAAATTCTTGGAATAGGCCTTGATTTTTGTTCACATGAAGAAAACAAGATGGAGATGATTTTTTGAACTGCTTTTGAGTGGTGTAACACCACTAACTCAATTGGTTTAGTTGTGTCTAACGAATTTAATTTTTCAGCAATCTGAGTATCTTCAAGTATTTTGCCATCAGAATCAATATTTTCTTCTAAATTCTCTGCCCTGATGTCCAAAACGACATCAGTAATTCCATAATTTAACCAGATTTCAGGCATAATACATTGAAAAAACAAACCAAAATAAATCCAGTGTAGTTAATTTTGGTATGGAATTTGTAAAAGAGTTTGCAACATTTTTGTTCCAAAAAGGCTCGATCAAGTTTGGAGATTTTACCCTAGCCAGTGGAAAAAAGAGCTCATACTATATTGATTTGAGAGTAGTTCCAAGTTTCCCTCATCAATTCAGAAAGATGGTCAAATATCTCCAAAATCAAATAATAGAAAAGACAGGATTGGAGAACTTTGATTCTTTAGTTTCAGTCCCAACTGGAGGATTAATTATTGCGTCTGCATTAGCGATTGAGACAGTAAAACCGTTAATCTATGTAAGAACCAAACCCAAGGATTATGGTACTTCAAAATCTGTTGAAGGATATTTTGAGAAAGGTATGAAAGTATTGATGATTGATGACGTTGCCACTACTGGCGGTTCTGTGATAAATGGAATTAAATCATTAAAACAAGAAGGATTAGAGATTTCAGATACATATGTGATTATTAATAGAATGGAAGGCGCCACTGAGGCTTTACGTGATGAAGGAGTTAAAATGCATCAATTAACAGACATTATGGAAATCACTAAAATTCTTTATGAGCAAAAAATGATTTCGGAAGAAATTTTAGATAAGGTAAAGATGCAGACAGGAACAAATTGATTGGCAGCTCAGTCAAATGCCTTTACATCATGATTCAGATATAACTCTGATTCTTCATTGCGGCCGTACAAATTACCTATGAGTTATTTTTAAAACTAATTGAAAAAACATGGGCCCGAAGGGCTTCGATCCCTTGGCTCACCGGTTATGAGCCGGTTACTCTACCAAGCTGAGTTACGGGCCCCACGCAAATGAGGTTTTATCCTTGGTATAAAATGTTATAGAGATTTAGCAATATGCTTCATAACAACTATCAAGCAACAAATTTTGTGCAGATATTGATTTGTCTGCAATTTGTAGTAATTTTTCTTGATCAGTTGTTGAATTCTCCAAGATATTTCTCCATGATGCTGCGTGTCGGATATCTGCTTCTGTATGAAGTTTAAAGTATTCAATTGCCTGAGCGCTTGTAATTCCATAAAATTCTGCCAATCCTTCTAATTTTGTTTGACTGATTTTTGGAATTTCTTTTTCAAAAGCATACATTGCACATGCACCACTCTCAAATGAATTCATCAGAGATGATAATTGTGAAACAGCTTGTCTAGTTTTTTCCAATCCATTATATTGTTGCAATTCATTTTTTGGGACACCTAGAGAATCTGCAAATTCTATCCAGGGTTGGATGTGTTCGGATTCTTCTTTTTGGTTAGCAGAAAGCTCAGCAACAAGGGAATCAGGTGCTTGATGTATAATTGGTGTCATGAAATTTGGGACTTCTTTTACTAGTTGAAAATATTCTTTTGAATA encodes:
- a CDS encoding leucyl aminopeptidase, with the protein product MKIIQDTTNPLKKKTLVLCAYVTEKTNQVFGLEGINPKIKNAITESLNEIEGKLGKISIINTYDLIPAKRILLVGIGTKEKISNDTFRFASGKIAQKIKDMKVKDFAIIVPQQMQLKQTSIISQIIEGVRLSLFSFDKYKKEKINFSTNLTIIAPNSKDIPKVIKRAQIISDGVIFTKEIANLPPNECTPITLANFAKDLANKNKMKCRIFDKSQLKRGGFGGITAVGQGSKNEPRLIILEHNKGGNKKPIVIVGKAVTFDTGGISLKPGEKMDEMKFDKCGGCTVLGIMKAVSELQLPMNVVGIVPSVENMPSGESYRPGDIIKLYSGKTAEILNTDAEGRLILADALSYGEKIYKPKTIIDFATLTGACIVALGTNVAGMVSNNENLVKEMTSASNETYEEVWHLPLNEDYMNMIKSDVADMKNVGIGRAAGTITAAAFLQNAVEKTPWVHFDIAGVAWTQTGTKEKPYNPKGATGFGVRLILEYLRKNTQ
- a CDS encoding ribosome biogenesis/translation initiation ATPase RLI gives rise to the protein MTHRVAVLDKELCQPKKCGLECIKYCPVNKSGADCIILNEEEKKAQIDENICNGCGICVKVCPFDAITIVNLASELATDKVHQYGMNSFRLYKLPTPKKGEVVGLLGRNGMGKSTVVNILSGNLKPNLGRYENPPEWDEILKYYSGTELKSHFEKIKENKIRASIKPQQVQQIAQAFNGTGRELLARYDERGVANDLIKDLGLENAVDHDIKELSGGELQRIAVGVAAAKDAEFYFFDEPSSYNDVFQRAGVARVIHSLAKIGKSVMVVEHDLTLLDYLSDYIEVLYGEPAAYGIVSSVLSTKVGINVFLDGYLPTENVRFRDKKFSFDVSSSSDEFLDADDVISYPKLVKKYPAFGVTVEPGRVRKGEILGIMGANALGKTTFMKMIAGVEKPDDGEITKKIKIAYKPQYLQNDIDVEVISVLDKANGGQIEGSQEEEQIVDPLKIKKLYNKSVRNLSGGELQKVAVASCLLQKVDLYALDEPSAFLDVEDRIAVAKFLQKFVRSYGKSAIVIDHDLQLMDLVSDTMVIFEGESGKEGHATEPMSKSNAMNRFLKSLDISFRRDETSMRPRVNKSESRLDKQQKQTGNFYYRK
- a CDS encoding class I SAM-dependent methyltransferase family protein produces the protein MLKKALEGHLTEDESKQLFSAFDQIGDIIVVRIPESLLSKKKIIGQTLLNEVKTARSVYYQSSDVKGDFRTRELELLVGLEDTQTEYKEFGCRFIVDVEKAFFSPRLSTERERIASLVTDGETVINLFAGVGMFSILAAKKKKCTVFSIDINPVASELCEKNIAINKLKGAVISINGDASKVVKNNLEEKADRTLMLLPERSDEFLDTAISVTKDRGIIHYYSHIHSETKAEASKLSEEHFLNVCPLKADILNSKIVRAVGPRFYQTVVDARIYKN
- a CDS encoding transcriptional regulator, whose product is MDKRKTTGILIFVSCIGGFFLYAYLLMLSEWSPIVLQLSVLMIAGGVLGVISWIGYTMATTKPSPSSIASDDD
- the rimI gene encoding ribosomal-protein-alanine N-acetyltransferase gives rise to the protein MQVILRQIGECSVRRAEPRDLIPVMEINLKTLPEHYSDYFYESLLAELPEAFLVAEISGKIVGYIMCKTEYGFSNFKKLGFVKKGHVVSIAVLHEHRRKGIGNALVEESMNGVKSKKCDELYLEVRCSNNEAVTLYEKLGFFIKQRLKSYYRDGEDAYMMAIEFNY
- a CDS encoding site-2 protease family protein, whose product is MSEPTIEEVVDLVSSKFDVIEFEQGLDALGFKINQDSDLKERFLDLALKLESLNLIGKIESGDDGMYVIVRRMPPKKKRKWLSSSWMPRILFAIVVSFVMIDGYYRTAGANSIINIGDPIEMAGIYTLSLLGILGIHELGHLVAARLHKLKTTWPYFIPGIPVLGFIPTFGAVIQSRGLTINREILFDVAIAGPIAGLVITIIVTIYGAYTAPVIDSVIAEQLFEDARLIEWSQGEPLFMTGALALFGKGGDTHEVLMTPVLFAAWIGFLITFLNLLPAWQLDGGHMARTLLKEKWHRYATYASMGVLVLLGYWFMAMFILILSSRNPSAQILEEVTPLTRNRKIAYIIIVILAIFCAPIPNGILS
- a CDS encoding transcriptional regulator; protein product: MPEIWLNYGITDVVLDIRAENLEENIDSDGKILEDTQIAEKLNSLDTTKPIELVVLHHSKAVQKIISILFSSCEQKSRPIPRILSDRKILNLVKQGLPEGSIISEFEESSLTNSNLVFLSELEMDGLFGFETIATRLLKRFGTENMLSAYAKRKGNLPTPCQATESLEEAKKFVDNFEIIGIEILANSKGIVDIAVGHPSSTISLTKTFESIAIKDVGKHKTMFISTGKDASNDTLGKSLNSLWNCSDAIKDNGLAVLVAECKMGIGSDAIQQYIEDRLSLDQIRNPSKYINGMEDLLFLNEIQKRFQVALVSILPEFYAKKLNMISLSGIKHGMDYVLKTQGARQKVVVVSDGARLLLR
- a CDS encoding orotate phosphoribosyltransferase, translating into MEFVKEFATFLFQKGSIKFGDFTLASGKKSSYYIDLRVVPSFPHQFRKMVKYLQNQIIEKTGLENFDSLVSVPTGGLIIASALAIETVKPLIYVRTKPKDYGTSKSVEGYFEKGMKVLMIDDVATTGGSVINGIKSLKQEGLEISDTYVIINRMEGATEALRDEGVKMHQLTDIMEITKILYEQKMISEEILDKVKMQTGTN
- a CDS encoding pyrroloquinoline quinone biosynthesis protein PqqC; its protein translation is MNQLIQKIDEKIEERSLLKHPFYQMWSDGKLSIESLTGYSKEYFQLVKEVPNFMTPIIHQAPDSLVAELSANQKEESEHIQPWIEFADSLGVPKNELQQYNGLEKTRQAVSQLSSLMNSFESGACAMYAFEKEIPKISQTKLEGLAEFYGITSAQAIEYFKLHTEADIRHAASWRNILENSTTDQEKLLQIADKSISAQNLLLDSCYEAYC